From the genome of Paracoccus seriniphilus, one region includes:
- the mgrA gene encoding L-glyceraldehyde 3-phosphate reductase, translating into MVEELRYQPAGDRYDRMSYRRCGRSGLKLPAISLGLWHNFGHDTPHQTKREICRTAFDLGITHFDLANNYGPPPGSAEEAFGEILRNDFAGYRDQLLISSKAGYDMWVGPYGEWGSRKYLIASCDQSLRRMGVDYVDIFYSHRFDPDTPLEETMGALDHIVRSGRALYAGISSYNSERTAEAVAILKDLGTPCVIHQPSYNMLNRWIENDGLLDTLDDLGVGSIVFTPLAQGMLTGKYLNGVPQDSRAAQGKSLSPDWLSDDMIARLNGLNDLAAERGQTLAQMAVAWTLRGGRVTSALIGASRPSQVEDCVGALNNTEFTQAELDRIDELSASGDVNLWARSSESAGEG; encoded by the coding sequence ATGGTTGAAGAGCTGCGCTATCAACCGGCGGGTGACCGCTACGACCGTATGAGCTATCGCCGCTGTGGCCGGTCGGGGCTGAAACTGCCCGCGATCAGCCTGGGGCTGTGGCATAATTTCGGGCATGACACCCCCCATCAGACCAAGCGCGAGATCTGCCGGACGGCCTTTGATCTGGGCATCACCCATTTCGATCTGGCCAATAACTATGGGCCGCCTCCGGGCAGCGCCGAAGAGGCCTTTGGCGAGATATTGCGCAATGATTTCGCAGGCTATCGCGACCAGCTTCTGATCAGCAGCAAGGCCGGATACGACATGTGGGTGGGGCCCTATGGCGAATGGGGCAGCCGCAAATACCTGATTGCAAGCTGTGACCAGTCGCTCAGGCGGATGGGCGTCGATTACGTCGATATCTTCTATTCGCATCGTTTCGACCCGGACACACCGCTGGAAGAAACCATGGGTGCGCTGGATCACATCGTGCGGTCGGGGCGGGCGCTTTACGCCGGGATCAGCAGCTATAACAGCGAACGCACCGCCGAGGCCGTGGCGATCCTCAAGGATCTGGGCACCCCCTGCGTGATCCATCAGCCCAGCTACAACATGCTGAACCGCTGGATCGAGAATGACGGCCTGCTGGATACGCTGGACGATCTGGGCGTGGGCAGCATCGTCTTCACGCCCCTGGCGCAGGGCATGCTGACCGGAAAATATCTGAACGGCGTGCCGCAGGACAGTCGCGCGGCGCAGGGGAAATCGCTGTCACCCGACTGGCTGAGCGACGACATGATCGCGCGGCTGAACGGGCTGAACGATCTTGCCGCCGAACGCGGGCAGACGCTGGCACAAATGGCTGTGGCATGGACGCTGCGCGGCGGACGCGTGACCAGTGCCCTGATCGGGGCATCGCGCCCTTCGCAGGTCGAGGATTGCGTCGGCGCGCTGAACAACACTGAATTCACGCAGGCCGAACTGGACCGGATCGACGAATTGTCGGCTTCGGGCGATGTGAACCTTTGGGCGCGGTCTTCGGAAAGCGCGGGCGAGGGCTGA
- the ileS gene encoding isoleucine--tRNA ligase, with amino-acid sequence MSAASTSDAPDYRDTVFLPQTDFPMRAGLPQREPEWLDRWERIGIYDRLRERAEGRRPFILHDGPPYANGHLHIGHALNKTIKDIIVRSHQMMGCDARYVPGWDCHGLPIEWKIEEKYRKAGKDKDAVDVVEFRQECRRFADDWVSIQRDEFKRLGVTGKWDDPYLTMDFHAESVIAAEFMKLLMNGTLYQGSKPVMWSPVEKTALAEAEVEYHDHTSHTIWVRFRVVQAADEVFTKTPTDVVIWTTTPWTIPQNRAVAFGPEITYGLYEIIGRPEDAKADIGDRLILADALAESVLAQAKLSGEDCVRRLCDVSHEDLAAMVMAHPLRGVEGAQGEWDYDVPMLPGDHVTDDAGTGFVHTAPSHGDDDYQLGLKFKLPMTYNVEPDGSYRADLPLFGGETIVAPDGKDGPANVSVIKQLAWAGKLLAKGKIKHSYPHSWRSKAPLIYRNTPQWFAAIDEKLEDGMGEYGDTIRSRALTSIDKLVKWWPQTGRNRIHAMVESRPDWVLSRQRAWGVPLTCFVRKGARPTDPDFLLRDSRVNDRIIEAFEAEGADVWYHDGFKARVLDGIVDPDAYEQVMDVLDVWFDSGSTHAFVLRDRKDGASDGIADVYLEGTDQHRGWFQSSLLQASATKGRAPYRNVVTHGFTLDEKGMKMSKSLGNTVVPAEIIKQYGADILRLWVAQADYTADQRIGKEILKGTADSYRRLRNTLRFMLGALAGFDEAERLDPAQMPELEQWVLHRLAQLDHTVRSGYEQFDFQGVFQVLFQFCTVDLSAFYFDIRKDTLYCDAPDSERRRAARTVLDIVYHRLVTWLAPILPFTMEDVWLSRHPSEDDSVHLHDFPLTPADWLNEPLATKWDHVRRARRVVTAALEVKRSDKTIGASLEAAPVVHVEDGDMLEALKSVNFADICIVSDLSLSGDPIPNEAFRMTEAPGLGVVFELAEGQKCQRCWKILPDVGTHDHPGVCARCDEVLSHG; translated from the coding sequence ATGAGCGCCGCAAGCACGTCCGACGCCCCTGACTACCGCGACACCGTTTTTCTGCCCCAGACCGATTTCCCGATGCGCGCGGGTCTGCCCCAGCGCGAGCCGGAATGGCTGGACCGCTGGGAGCGGATCGGCATCTATGACCGGCTGCGCGAGCGTGCCGAAGGCCGCCGTCCGTTCATCCTGCATGATGGTCCTCCCTATGCGAACGGGCATCTGCATATCGGCCACGCGCTGAACAAGACGATCAAGGACATCATCGTGCGCAGCCACCAGATGATGGGCTGTGATGCGCGCTATGTGCCGGGCTGGGACTGTCACGGCCTGCCGATCGAATGGAAGATCGAGGAAAAATACCGCAAGGCCGGCAAGGACAAGGATGCCGTCGATGTGGTCGAATTCCGTCAGGAGTGCCGCCGCTTTGCCGATGACTGGGTCTCTATCCAGCGCGACGAGTTCAAGCGTCTGGGCGTCACCGGAAAATGGGATGATCCCTATCTGACCATGGATTTTCATGCCGAGTCGGTGATTGCGGCTGAATTCATGAAGCTGTTGATGAATGGCACCCTGTATCAGGGCTCCAAGCCCGTCATGTGGTCGCCGGTCGAAAAGACCGCGCTGGCCGAGGCCGAGGTCGAATATCACGATCACACCAGCCACACGATCTGGGTGCGTTTCCGGGTCGTGCAGGCAGCGGACGAGGTCTTTACCAAGACGCCGACCGATGTGGTGATCTGGACCACCACGCCCTGGACGATTCCGCAGAACCGTGCCGTCGCATTCGGGCCCGAGATCACCTATGGCCTGTATGAGATCATCGGCCGACCCGAGGATGCCAAGGCCGACATCGGGGACCGCCTGATTCTTGCCGACGCTCTGGCCGAGTCGGTTCTGGCCCAGGCCAAGCTGTCGGGCGAGGATTGCGTGCGCCGCCTGTGTGATGTGTCGCATGAGGATCTGGCGGCGATGGTAATGGCCCACCCGCTGCGCGGCGTCGAAGGTGCGCAGGGTGAATGGGATTACGATGTTCCAATGCTGCCGGGCGATCACGTCACCGATGATGCCGGTACCGGTTTCGTGCATACCGCGCCCAGCCACGGTGATGACGACTATCAGCTTGGTCTGAAATTCAAGCTGCCCATGACCTATAACGTCGAACCTGACGGCAGTTATCGCGCCGATCTGCCGCTGTTCGGGGGCGAAACCATCGTGGCCCCGGATGGCAAGGACGGCCCGGCCAATGTCAGCGTCATCAAGCAGCTGGCATGGGCGGGCAAGTTGCTGGCCAAGGGCAAGATCAAGCACAGCTATCCCCATAGCTGGCGCTCCAAGGCACCGCTGATCTATCGCAATACTCCGCAATGGTTCGCCGCCATCGACGAGAAGCTGGAAGACGGCATGGGCGAATATGGCGACACCATTCGTTCTCGCGCGCTGACCAGCATCGACAAACTGGTCAAATGGTGGCCCCAGACCGGGCGCAACCGCATTCACGCAATGGTCGAAAGCCGTCCTGACTGGGTGCTGTCGCGCCAGCGGGCATGGGGCGTGCCTCTGACCTGCTTCGTGCGCAAGGGGGCAAGACCGACCGATCCCGACTTCCTGCTGCGTGATTCGCGCGTCAATGATCGCATCATCGAAGCCTTCGAGGCCGAGGGTGCCGATGTCTGGTATCACGATGGCTTCAAGGCCCGCGTGCTGGACGGCATCGTTGATCCCGATGCCTATGAACAGGTCATGGATGTGCTGGATGTCTGGTTCGACAGTGGCTCGACCCATGCGTTTGTCTTGCGCGACCGCAAGGATGGGGCCAGCGACGGCATCGCGGATGTCTATCTGGAAGGCACCGACCAGCATCGCGGCTGGTTCCAGTCCTCCTTGTTGCAAGCCAGTGCGACCAAGGGGCGTGCGCCCTATCGCAACGTCGTGACCCATGGTTTCACGCTGGATGAAAAGGGCATGAAAATGTCCAAGTCGCTGGGCAATACCGTCGTGCCCGCCGAAATCATCAAGCAATATGGCGCGGATATCCTGCGGCTCTGGGTGGCGCAGGCCGATTACACCGCCGATCAGCGCATCGGCAAGGAAATCCTCAAAGGTACGGCGGACAGCTATCGCCGGTTGCGCAATACGCTGCGCTTCATGCTGGGGGCCCTGGCCGGTTTCGATGAGGCTGAACGGCTGGATCCGGCACAGATGCCCGAACTGGAGCAATGGGTTCTGCACCGTCTGGCGCAACTGGATCACACGGTGCGCAGCGGATACGAGCAGTTCGATTTCCAGGGCGTCTTCCAGGTCCTGTTCCAGTTCTGCACGGTCGATCTGTCGGCCTTCTATTTCGACATTCGCAAGGACACGCTGTATTGCGATGCGCCCGACAGCGAACGTCGCCGTGCGGCGCGCACGGTTCTGGATATCGTTTATCACCGACTGGTGACATGGCTGGCGCCGATCCTGCCCTTCACGATGGAGGACGTCTGGCTGTCGCGCCATCCGTCCGAGGATGACAGCGTGCATCTGCATGACTTCCCGCTGACCCCTGCGGATTGGCTGAATGAGCCTCTGGCCACGAAGTGGGATCATGTCCGTCGCGCCCGCCGCGTGGTGACCGCCGCGCTGGAGGTCAAGCGGAGCGACAAGACCATCGGTGCCAGCCTCGAGGCCGCGCCGGTCGTTCATGTCGAGGATGGCGATATGCTCGAGGCGCTGAAATCGGTGAACTTCGCCGATATCTGCATTGTCTCGGATCTGTCGCTGAGCGGCGATCCGATCCCGAACGAGGCCTTCCGCATGACCGAGGCTCCCGGTCTGGGCGTGGTCTTCGAACTGGCCGAAGGCCAGAAGTGCCAGCGCTGCTGGAAAATCCTTCCCGATGTGGGAACACATGACCATCCGGGCGTCTGTGCCCGCTGTGACGAGGTTCTGAGCCATGGTTGA
- a CDS encoding group III truncated hemoglobin, with product MLPPRFAITAEQIDRVVAVFYGAVRRHEVLGPVFAAHVTDWPQHEDKIARFWKKAILHQPGYDGNPMQVHMAAGDVRAEHFAIWLALFDETLRRSLPAEAAAGWSALAHRIGRGLRMGVEDLRNPVSGPPVLR from the coding sequence ATGTTGCCACCGCGTTTCGCCATAACCGCCGAACAGATCGACCGAGTCGTGGCCGTATTTTACGGTGCCGTGCGTCGTCATGAGGTTCTGGGACCGGTCTTTGCCGCCCATGTCACCGACTGGCCGCAGCACGAAGACAAGATCGCGCGGTTCTGGAAGAAGGCGATCCTTCACCAGCCCGGCTATGACGGCAATCCGATGCAGGTGCATATGGCAGCGGGCGATGTCCGGGCCGAGCATTTCGCCATCTGGCTGGCATTGTTCGACGAGACCCTGCGCCGCAGCCTGCCTGCCGAAGCCGCTGCCGGCTGGTCGGCGCTGGCCCATCGCATCGGGCGCGGGCTGCGCATGGGGGTCGAGGATCTGCGCAATCCGGTCAGCGGGCCGCCCGTGCTGCGTTAG
- a CDS encoding trimeric intracellular cation channel family protein, producing the protein MTPEAFVAGLDYGSVLIFALTGALVASRAQLDPVGFIFMATLTAVGGGTLRDLLLGRDTVFWVSKPSYVLVAAGAALLVFWTAHLFESRYRVIIWLDSVALAVAVAAGVGVASESGFGPVVVIIMGFVTGTFGGLMRDVVGNEVPLILKQGELYLTAAFCGAMAAVLLGWLGFERSQALIACAVVVWILRAGSLVWGWRLPTYKPRPPRMRG; encoded by the coding sequence ATGACGCCCGAGGCTTTTGTCGCCGGACTGGACTATGGCTCGGTGCTGATCTTTGCCCTGACCGGCGCTTTGGTGGCCAGCCGCGCCCAGCTTGATCCGGTCGGTTTCATCTTCATGGCCACATTGACCGCCGTGGGCGGGGGGACGCTGCGCGATCTGTTGCTGGGGCGTGACACGGTTTTCTGGGTTTCCAAACCCTCGTATGTGCTGGTCGCTGCCGGTGCGGCCCTGCTGGTCTTCTGGACCGCGCATCTGTTCGAAAGCCGTTACCGCGTCATCATCTGGCTGGACAGCGTGGCTCTGGCCGTGGCGGTGGCCGCCGGTGTCGGGGTTGCCTCTGAAAGTGGTTTCGGACCGGTCGTGGTGATCATCATGGGCTTCGTGACCGGAACCTTTGGCGGTCTGATGCGCGACGTGGTCGGAAATGAGGTGCCGCTGATCCTGAAGCAGGGCGAACTTTACCTGACGGCTGCATTCTGTGGGGCAATGGCCGCGGTTCTGCTGGGCTGGCTGGGGTTCGAGCGCAGTCAGGCGCTGATCGCCTGTGCCGTGGTCGTCTGGATCCTGCGCGCGGGCAGCCTTGTCTGGGGTTGGCGCCTGCCCACATATAAACCGCGCCCGCCCCGGATGCGCGGCTAA
- the rnhA gene encoding ribonuclease HI, which yields MTKIFAWTDGACSGNPGPGGWGVLMRAIKDDEILKERELQGGEAETTNNRMELMAAISALETLKRPSQIVITTDSAYVKNGVTQWIHGWKRNGWRTASKKPVKNVELWQRLDEAQRTHDVEWRWIKGHAGHEENERADELARAGMAPFK from the coding sequence ATGACCAAGATTTTTGCGTGGACCGACGGCGCATGCAGCGGCAATCCCGGCCCCGGCGGCTGGGGTGTGCTGATGCGCGCGATCAAGGATGACGAGATCCTGAAAGAGCGCGAACTGCAGGGCGGCGAGGCCGAGACCACCAACAACCGGATGGAGCTGATGGCGGCGATCTCGGCGCTGGAGACCCTGAAGCGTCCCAGCCAGATCGTGATCACCACCGACAGCGCCTATGTGAAGAATGGCGTGACCCAGTGGATCCACGGCTGGAAGCGCAATGGCTGGCGCACGGCATCGAAAAAGCCGGTGAAGAATGTCGAGCTGTGGCAGCGTCTGGACGAGGCGCAACGCACCCATGATGTCGAATGGCGCTGGATCAAGGGTCATGCCGGGCACGAAGAGAATGAAAGGGCCGACGAACTGGCGCGTGCGGGCATGGCGCCGTTCAAATGA
- the ispH gene encoding 4-hydroxy-3-methylbut-2-enyl diphosphate reductase, translating into MEHSKPPLTLYLAAPRGFCAGVDRAIKIVELALQKWGAPVYVRHEIVHNKYVVDTLREKGAVFVEELDECPDDRPVIFSAHGVPKAVPAEARRREMVFVDATCPLVSKVHVEAERHHANGLQMVMIGHEGHPEVLGTMGQLPEGEVILVETAEDVAHIAPRDPERLAFITQTTLSVDDTAGIVAALQARFPAIIGPAKEDICYATTNRQAAVKAVAPLIDALLVIGAPNSSNSKRLVEVGRAEGCNYSQLVMRAEHIDWRAIEGARAVGVTAGASAPEILVDEVIEAFRARYDLTVEIVETAQENVEFKVPRVLREPA; encoded by the coding sequence ATGGAACATAGCAAGCCGCCCCTGACCCTCTACCTTGCTGCACCGCGTGGTTTCTGCGCCGGTGTGGATCGTGCCATCAAGATCGTCGAACTGGCGCTGCAGAAATGGGGGGCTCCGGTCTATGTCCGTCACGAGATCGTCCACAACAAATATGTGGTCGATACGCTGCGCGAAAAAGGCGCGGTCTTCGTCGAGGAACTGGATGAATGCCCCGATGACCGCCCGGTGATCTTTTCGGCCCATGGCGTGCCCAAGGCGGTTCCGGCCGAGGCCCGCCGTCGCGAGATGGTCTTTGTCGATGCGACATGCCCGCTGGTCTCGAAGGTTCACGTCGAGGCCGAGCGCCACCATGCCAACGGGTTGCAGATGGTGATGATCGGACATGAGGGTCATCCCGAAGTTCTGGGCACCATGGGCCAACTGCCCGAAGGCGAGGTGATCCTGGTCGAAACCGCCGAGGATGTCGCCCATATCGCGCCGCGCGATCCCGAACGGCTGGCCTTCATCACCCAGACGACACTCTCGGTCGATGACACGGCGGGAATCGTCGCGGCGCTGCAGGCCCGCTTTCCGGCGATCATCGGTCCGGCCAAGGAAGATATCTGCTATGCCACGACAAACCGGCAGGCGGCGGTCAAGGCGGTTGCACCGCTGATCGATGCGCTGCTGGTGATCGGTGCGCCCAATTCCAGCAACTCGAAGCGTCTGGTCGAAGTCGGCCGCGCCGAGGGATGCAACTATTCGCAACTGGTGATGCGGGCCGAGCATATCGATTGGCGTGCCATCGAGGGCGCGCGTGCCGTTGGCGTTACCGCCGGGGCCAGCGCGCCGGAAATTCTGGTCGATGAGGTGATCGAGGCTTTCCGCGCCCGCTATGATCTGACGGTCGAGATCGTCGAGACGGCGCAGGAGAATGTCGAATTCAAGGTGCCTCGGGTTCTGCGCGAACCGGCCTGA
- a CDS encoding cobyric acid synthase produces the protein MPALMIQGTGSNVGKSLLVAGLCRVARRRGISVAPFKPQNMSNNAAVTADGGEIGRAQALQARACGLQPHTDMNPVLLKPETDTGAQVVVQGRAVARAQARDYGDLKPKLLQAVLDSYGRLSAAHELIVIEGAGSPAEVNLRPRDIANMGFARAAQVPVVLAGDIDRGGVIAQIVGTQSVIDPQDAALIRGFLINKFRGDPSLFDDGYGFIRQRTGWTGFGVVPWFAGAHRLPAEDAVDLRTSGGGGKHVVCLTLSRIANFDDLDPLAAEPGIRLTMLGPGRPIPGDADLVVIPGTKSTIGDLEFLRRQGWDIDLAAHHRRGGHVLGICGGYQMLGQLIRDPHGTDGPAGQVAGLGLLQVETDMAADKRLERIQGQALDCPISGYEIHMGRSQGPDCARPFAHIPQPDGAISADGRVVGTYLHGLFADDAFRAAYLQRLGVTSQPGYEAGVDQALDDLADHLERYLDIDALLAVAGQKQS, from the coding sequence ATGCCGGCACTAATGATTCAGGGAACGGGCTCGAATGTTGGCAAATCGCTGCTGGTTGCAGGTTTGTGCCGGGTCGCGCGACGTCGCGGCATCTCGGTCGCGCCTTTCAAGCCGCAGAATATGTCCAATAATGCCGCTGTCACCGCCGATGGCGGCGAAATCGGCCGCGCCCAGGCCCTGCAGGCGCGCGCCTGTGGGCTGCAGCCCCATACCGACATGAATCCGGTCCTGTTGAAGCCGGAAACCGATACCGGCGCGCAGGTGGTGGTGCAGGGGCGTGCCGTCGCAAGGGCGCAGGCGCGCGACTACGGCGATCTGAAACCGAAATTGCTGCAGGCCGTTCTGGACAGCTATGGCCGCCTTTCTGCAGCTCATGAGCTGATCGTGATCGAAGGGGCGGGCAGCCCGGCCGAAGTGAACCTGCGTCCGCGCGACATTGCCAATATGGGCTTTGCCCGCGCCGCGCAGGTGCCGGTCGTGCTGGCCGGAGATATCGATCGTGGCGGTGTCATCGCCCAGATCGTCGGCACGCAAAGCGTGATCGATCCGCAGGATGCGGCGCTGATTCGCGGCTTTCTGATCAACAAGTTCCGTGGCGATCCGAGCCTGTTCGATGATGGTTATGGATTCATCCGGCAGCGCACCGGCTGGACGGGCTTTGGCGTGGTTCCATGGTTCGCGGGCGCCCATCGCCTGCCCGCCGAGGATGCGGTGGACCTGCGCACATCGGGCGGGGGCGGGAAGCATGTCGTCTGTCTGACCCTGTCGCGCATTGCGAATTTCGATGATCTCGACCCGCTGGCGGCCGAGCCCGGCATTCGCCTGACCATGCTGGGGCCGGGACGTCCCATTCCCGGGGATGCCGATCTGGTGGTGATTCCGGGCACGAAATCGACGATCGGCGATCTGGAGTTCCTGCGACGGCAAGGTTGGGACATCGATCTGGCGGCGCATCATCGCCGCGGCGGGCATGTGCTGGGAATCTGTGGCGGATATCAGATGCTGGGCCAACTGATCCGCGATCCGCATGGCACCGATGGCCCTGCGGGGCAGGTGGCCGGACTGGGATTGCTGCAGGTCGAGACCGACATGGCGGCCGACAAGCGGCTGGAGCGCATTCAGGGGCAGGCGTTGGATTGCCCGATATCGGGCTATGAAATCCATATGGGGCGCAGTCAGGGGCCGGATTGCGCACGCCCCTTTGCCCATATTCCCCAGCCTGACGGCGCGATCAGTGCAGATGGGCGGGTCGTGGGCACCTATCTGCACGGGCTGTTTGCCGATGATGCCTTCCGCGCTGCCTATCTGCAAAGGTTGGGTGTGACATCGCAGCCGGGATATGAGGCAGGCGTGGATCAGGCGCTGGACGATCTGGCCGATCATCTCGAGCGATATCTGGATATCGACGCATTGCTGGCTGTGGCGGGCCAGAAACAATCGTGA
- the secG gene encoding preprotein translocase subunit SecG — translation MENVVLTIHLILAVLLTGAVLLQRSEGGGLGVGGGSGGGVMSGRQAANALTRLTWFFGIAIFCTSIALTIIAARQTANSSIMDQLGVPEQQQDTDSSLPSLPAYTPPPSTGGDPLTPPAPDAPATGATAPAAPAAEAVVPEGDAVTPPAAETAPAAETTD, via the coding sequence GTGGAAAACGTCGTGCTGACCATACATCTGATCCTGGCGGTGCTGCTGACCGGGGCTGTTCTGCTGCAACGTTCCGAAGGCGGCGGCCTTGGCGTGGGCGGCGGCAGCGGTGGCGGCGTCATGTCCGGACGCCAGGCCGCGAACGCGCTGACGCGCCTGACCTGGTTCTTCGGCATTGCGATTTTCTGCACCTCGATTGCGCTGACGATCATTGCAGCCCGGCAGACCGCGAACAGCTCGATCATGGATCAGCTTGGCGTGCCCGAGCAGCAGCAGGACACCGATTCCAGCCTGCCGAGCCTGCCGGCCTATACACCTCCGCCCTCGACCGGCGGTGACCCGCTGACCCCGCCCGCACCCGATGCGCCCGCGACCGGTGCCACCGCACCTGCGGCTCCGGCAGCCGAGGCCGTTGTGCCCGAGGGCGATGCGGTTACCCCGCCCGCGGCGGAAACGGCACCAGCGGCAGAAACAACCGACTAA
- a CDS encoding CTP synthase, protein MARYIFITGGVVSSLGKGLASAALGALLQARGFTVRLRKLDPYLNVDPGTMSPFEHGEVFVTDDGAETDLDLGHYERFTGVSARRTDSVSSGRIYSNVLEKERRGEYLGKTIQVIPHVTNEIKDFLAVGDDEVDFMLCEIGGTVGDIEGLPFFEAIRQFTHERPRGECILMHLTLLPYLAASGELKTKPTQHSVKELQSIGLAPDVLVCRSEQPIPEKERAKIALFCNVRPDAVIPAYDLKTIYEAPLAYHRAGLDRAVLDAFQISPAPRPDLSRWEDVMDRLEHAEGEVRIAVVGKYTQLEDAYKSIAEALTHGGMANRVRVRANWVDSEKLEGEGEHLLDGYHGIIVPGGFGERGTEGMVTAARYAREKKVPYLGICLGMQMAVIEAARNLANMPDAGSEEFDHEAGKTRFTPVVYHLKEWVQGNYTIQRNVADNKGGTMRLGAYTAVLSPDSKISKIYGGALEMEDRHRHRYEVDATYRKKLEEAGLHFSGMSPDGKLPEVIEYPDHPWFIGVQSHPELKSKPFAPAPLFAGFVRAAMEEGRLV, encoded by the coding sequence ATGGCGCGTTATATCTTCATCACCGGCGGGGTGGTTTCGTCCCTTGGCAAGGGGCTGGCATCCGCGGCGCTGGGGGCGCTGTTGCAAGCGCGGGGTTTCACCGTGCGATTGCGCAAGCTGGACCCCTATCTGAACGTCGATCCAGGCACGATGTCGCCCTTTGAACATGGCGAGGTCTTCGTCACCGATGACGGCGCCGAAACCGATCTGGATCTGGGCCATTACGAACGCTTTACCGGCGTCAGCGCCCGGCGCACCGATAGCGTCTCTTCGGGCCGGATCTATTCCAACGTGCTGGAAAAGGAACGCCGCGGCGAATATCTGGGCAAGACGATCCAGGTCATTCCTCATGTCACCAATGAAATCAAGGACTTCCTTGCCGTTGGCGATGACGAGGTCGATTTCATGCTCTGCGAGATCGGCGGCACTGTCGGCGATATCGAGGGCCTGCCCTTCTTCGAGGCGATCCGCCAGTTCACTCATGAACGCCCGCGCGGCGAATGCATCCTGATGCATCTGACGCTGCTGCCCTATCTGGCTGCCAGCGGCGAGCTGAAGACCAAACCGACCCAGCACAGCGTCAAGGAATTGCAATCCATCGGTCTGGCGCCTGACGTTCTTGTCTGCCGTTCGGAGCAACCGATCCCGGAAAAGGAACGCGCCAAGATCGCGCTGTTCTGCAATGTGCGCCCCGATGCGGTCATCCCGGCCTATGACCTGAAGACGATCTACGAGGCTCCGCTGGCCTATCACCGGGCCGGTCTGGACCGCGCGGTTCTGGACGCCTTCCAGATCAGCCCCGCCCCGCGCCCCGATCTGTCGCGCTGGGAAGACGTGATGGACCGCCTGGAACATGCCGAGGGCGAGGTTCGCATCGCCGTTGTCGGCAAATACACCCAGTTGGAAGACGCCTATAAATCCATCGCCGAGGCATTGACCCATGGCGGCATGGCCAACCGTGTCCGGGTTCGCGCGAATTGGGTCGACAGCGAAAAGCTGGAAGGCGAAGGCGAACATCTGCTGGATGGCTATCATGGCATCATCGTGCCGGGTGGCTTTGGCGAACGCGGCACCGAGGGCATGGTCACCGCCGCCCGCTATGCGCGCGAAAAGAAGGTGCCCTATCTTGGAATCTGCCTGGGCATGCAGATGGCCGTGATCGAGGCGGCACGCAATCTGGCCAATATGCCTGATGCCGGGTCCGAAGAGTTCGACCACGAGGCCGGCAAGACCCGCTTTACGCCGGTCGTCTATCATCTCAAGGAATGGGTGCAGGGAAATTACACCATCCAGCGCAATGTTGCGGATAACAAGGGCGGCACCATGCGTCTGGGCGCCTATACCGCCGTCCTCTCACCTGATTCGAAAATCAGCAAGATCTACGGCGGCGCGCTGGAGATGGAAGACCGGCACCGGCACCGCTATGAGGTCGATGCCACCTATCGCAAGAAGCTGGAAGAGGCCGGGCTGCATTTCTCGGGCATGTCACCTGACGGCAAATTGCCCGAAGTCATCGAATATCCCGACCATCCCTGGTTCATCGGCGTTCAGTCCCACCCGGAACTGAAATCCAAACCCTTCGCCCCGGCGCCGCTCTTTGCCGGATTCGTCCGCGCGGCAATGGAGGAAGGCCGGCTGGTCTGA